One Chanodichthys erythropterus isolate Z2021 chromosome 10, ASM2448905v1, whole genome shotgun sequence DNA segment encodes these proteins:
- the arvcfa gene encoding splicing regulator ARVCF → MPAEKPDPEEPPAEPSTQDTKEKTEEVLPAEEIADAPSSDVSTVASHHTETHTESSGIGTEKSSSPDSETNPLSSSSSNEQVVPNVLKESTRESSEGLDELQTTSPDAQPHPEASVEKEDARAVLPPHPEASMTSDLANENPKDQSSLYGTLNSHGMTLLHGFPYHPSFPTLPARNYLPENCYTLPLHRCASKAEQDGIDLRSGVPNHPIHHMRPTLDLTVDEHLGPLPHAYFQDLYRTVIPQKRASMVSLDTIRKDPRWRDPNLREVIAMLSHPMDPVKSNAAAYLQHLCYENDKVKQDVRQLRGIPVLVGLLDHPKPEVHRKACGALRNISFGRDNFNKVAIKNSEGIPALLRLLRKSNDGEVRELVTGTLWNLSSHEPLKMIVINHGLQTLTDEIIIPHSGLRGDPNDPARPGDPEWNTVFKNTSGCLRNVSSDGAEARQRLRECEGLVDALLHALYSAVAKRDINNKSVENCVCILRNLSYHVHKEVPGAEKFHIQSANHSARSGGHHKKKEEPDCFGGRTSKEEWFHQCKRHGAGEKKSGGVDLPKRSLPMKGLELLYQPEVVRLYLSLLKLSQNHNTLEAAAGALQNLSAGHWAWSSYIRATVRKEKGLPVLVELLHSDADKVVRAIAIALRNLAIDHKNKDLIGSYAMRDLVSNLPCGQQRPAKNLEGDTVVAVLNTILEIVSENLENARFLIQGQGIQKLVSINRTSQSVRETKAASHILQTVWAYKDLRHTLLKAGWNKTHFKPAVSSLPKKQKNAKQGSDDITLPLMEKNQDGYCTADQSERAADAPCHMIEREAFQGVADKRPFIRTSRPAVGLVERTPQPLDSWV, encoded by the exons AAGCCGGACCCAGAGGAACCGCCGGCCGAACCTTCAACTCAAGACACCAAAGAGAAGACAGAGGAGGTTCTTCCAGCTGAGGAGATAGCAGACGCTCCGTCCTCAGATGTGTCTACGGTCGCCTCGCATCACACAGAAACTCAT ACTGAGAGTTCAGGCATTGGGACGGAGAAGTCGTCCAGCCCTGATAGTGAAACGAACCCGCTCAGCTCCAGCAGCTCCAATGAACAGGTCGTGCCGAATGTCCTGAAG GAAAGTACTAGAGAATCCTCTGAAGGGTTGGATGAGTTGCAGACGACGTCTCCAGATGCTCAGCCGCATCCTGAAGCCTCTGTCGAGAAGGAAGACGCGCGTGCGGTCCTACCCCCCCACCCTGAGGCCAGCATGACCTCTGACCTTGCAAATGAGAATCCCAAAGACCAGTCGTCTCTGTACGGCACTCTTAACAGTCACGGCATGACACTCTTGCATGGATTCCCGTACCATCCGTCATTTCCCACCCTGCCCGCCAGGAACTACTTACCGGAGAACTGCTACACGCTGCCGCTGCACCGCTGCGCTTCAAAAGCGGAGCAGGACGGCATAGATCTGCGCTCCGGCGTACCAAACCATCCAATCCATCATATGAGGCCGACTTTGGACCTCACGGTGGACGAGCACCTCGGCCCACTGCCGCATGCGTATTTCCAGGATCTGTACAGGACGGTCATACCACAGAAACGCGCCAGCATGGTGAGCCTCGACACCATCCGGAAGGACCCGCGCTGGAGGGACCCGAACCTGAGGGAGGTCATCGCCATGTTGAGCCACCCGATGGACCCGGTGAAGTCCAACGCCGCGGCGTATCTGCAGCACCTCTGCTACGAGAACGACAAGGTCAAGCAGGACGTCCGGCAGCTCCGAGGGATCCCTGTCCTGGTGGGGCTCCTGGACCATCCCAAACCCGAGGTCCATCGCAAGGCCTGCGGAGCGCTGAGAAACATCTCCTTCGGCAGAGACAATTTCAACAAGGTGGCCATTAAGAATTCAGAAGGAATTCCTGCGCTGCTGAGACTGCTGAGGAAATCCAACGACGGGGAAGTCAGAGAGCTGGTCACAG GAACTCTCTGGAATCTCTCGTCCCATGAGCCTCTGAAGATGATCGTCATCAACCACGGCCTGCAGACGCTGACTGACGAGATCATCATCCCTCACTCGGGCTTGAGAGGAGACCCGAACGACCCGGCCCGGCCCGGAGATCCCGAGTGGAACACGGTCTTCAAGAACACTTCTGGATGTCTGAG GAACGTGAGTTCAGACGGAGCCGAAGCTCGACAGAGACTGCGCGAGTGTGAGGGACTGGTGGACGCACTGCTGCACGCGCTTTATTCTGCTGTCGCCAAGAGAGACATAAATAACAAA TCGGTAGAGAACTGTGTCTGTATCTTGCGTAATCTGTCCTACCACGTGCACAAGGAGGTTCCCGGAGCCGAGAAGTTCCACATCCAATCGGCCAATCACAGCGCAAGATCGGGAGGTCACCATAAGAAAAAGGAGGAGCCGGACTGCTTTGGAGGACGGACGAGCAAAG AAGAATGGTTCCATCAGT GTAAAAGACACGGAGCCGGAGAGAAGAAGAGCGGCGGTGTGGATCTGCCAAAGAGGAGTCTGCCGATGAAAG GCCTGGAGCTTCTGTACCAGCCGGAGGTGGTTCGACTCTACCTGTCGCTCCTCAAACTGAGCCAGAACCACAACACTCTGGAGGCAGCGGCCGGAGCCCTTCAGAACCTGTCTGCCGGACACTGGGCT TGGTCCAGTTATATCCGTGCGACGGTCCGTAAGGAGAAGGGTCTGCCGGTGCTTGTGGAGCTGCTGCATTCGGACGCAGATAAAGTGGTGCGAGCCATAGCCATTGCGCTCAGAAACCTCGCCATCGACCACAAGAACAAAGATCTCATCG GGAGCTACGCCATGAGGGATCTGGTCAGTAACCTGCCCTGTGGCCAGCAGCGACCCGCCAAAAACCTGGAGGGAGACACGGTGGTGGCCGTCCTGAACACTATCCTGGAGATCGTCTCGGAGAACCTGGAGAATGCCAGATTCCTCATTCAGGGACAGGGAATCCAGAAACTGGTGTCAATCAACAGAACAAG CCAATCAGTGCGCGAGACCAAAGCAGCGTCACACATCCTGCAGACGGTCTGGGCCTATAAAGATCTCCGGCACACCCTGCTCAAGGCCGGCTGGAACAAAACCCACTTCAAG CCAGCTGTCTCCAGCCTGCCCAAAAAACAGAAGAACGCCAAGCAAGGGAGCGATGACATCACACTGCCCTTAATGGAGAAAAACCAAG ATGGATACTGCACCGCTGATCAGTCCGAGAGAGCAGCAGACGCTCCGTGTCACATGATCGAACGAGAAGCTTTTCAG GGTGTGGCTGATAAGAGGCCGTTCATCAGGACCAGCAGGCCAGCGGTTGGGTTAGTGGAGCGAACGCCGCAGCCGCTGGACTCATGGGTCTGA